A stretch of Equus przewalskii isolate Varuska chromosome 11, EquPr2, whole genome shotgun sequence DNA encodes these proteins:
- the FAM111A gene encoding serine protease FAM111A isoform X1: MSPKKRRSQKIPFDKKSNMKIDNYFSQVNKKEQNNSSISQMKTGSRKGPKDISNTQAQGPKDQTVPLNKTIYVTLDVNHKKNKKMKHELTHNERDSLYVALNTLKAVKEEIETQQGKEMLVRGTEGIEGYINLGMPLSCFPENCHVVLRFAQSKQKEENQVFGRHDEVSADCVKFYIHAIGKRKKRIVKRGELHKEGCKLCIYAFKGETIKDALCKDGRFLSCLENDDWKLIKNLDSILENTQPVDDLEGKLFQIEVEKRMGSRAAAALNPELEEVNTCVLSEEIVDQYPSLKREREKIRENFEKEMKKIKGKTSLFKLHKTNFGKLTKNSTLVKVHKLLSHLSNSIGYISWDNNGNMGSATCFVFRGLFIFTCRHVINNIVGQGIEPSKWADIVGQCVRVTFGYEGLPEKEENCFFVEPWFEISDETLDYAVLKLKENGQKVPSGLYNGISPTPAGGLLYIIGHPNGEAKSTDACAVIPQGQRVEKCQENLQAREAQGCDYAREWIHMFTQSSFQEVVYNRDVITYETSFFWGSSGSPVFDSKGSLLAMHTAGFPYLYPNTVPTIIEFGPTLESILLDIKQNHGAWYEELCINQQDVEMLSDED, from the exons ATGAGCCCTAAGAAGCGCAGGTCACAGAAGATCCCATTTGATAAAAAGAGTAATATGAAAATTGATAACTATTTTTCTCAG gtcaataaaaaagaacagaataattCCAGTATTTCTCAAATGAAGACGGGCTCTAGAAAAGGTCCAAAAGATATCTCTAACACCCAGGCTCAAGGTCCCAAAGACCAGACTGTGCCCCTAAATAAGACAATTTATGTTACCTTGGATgtaaatcacaagaaaaacaaaaagatgaaacacGAGCTCACACATAATGAGAGGGATAGCTTATACGTGGCACTCAACACTCTTAAGGCTGTCAAAGAAGAGATAGAAACTCAGCAAGGCAAAGAAATGCTGGTGCGAGGCACAGAAGGAATTGAAGGATATATAAACCTGGGAATGCCTCTCAGTTGTTTTCCGGAAAACTGTCACGTGGTACTTAGATTtgcccaaagtaagcagaaagaagagaaccaGGTATTTGGCCGGCATGACGAGGTATCTGCTGACTGTGTCAAATTTTATATTCATGCAattgggaagaggaaaaaaaggattgtCAAACGCGGGGAACTTCACAAAGAAGGGTGCAAACTCTGCATCTATGCTTTCAAAGGAGAAACCATCAAGGATGCTCTGTGCAAGGATGGcaggtttctttcctgtctgGAGAATGATGATTGGAAACTCATTAAAAACTTGGACTCCATTTTAGAAAACACACAACCTGTTGATGACTTAGAAGGCAAGCTCTTTCAGATCGAGGTTGAAAAAAGAATGGGctccagggcagcagcagctctgaatCCTGAGTTAGAGGAAGTAAACACTTGTGTGTTGAGTGAAGAAATTGTGGACCAGTACCCCAGTTTGAAAAGAGAACgtgaaaaaatcagagaaaattttgagaaagaaatgaaaaaaataaaggggaaaactTCATTATTTAAATTGCATAAAACAAACTTTGGGAAACTGACAAAAAACTCTACTCTGGTTAAAGTACACAAacttctttctcatctcagtAACTCAATTGGGTACATATCCTGGGACAACAATGGAAATATGGGCTCTGCCACCTGCTTTGTTTTTAGAGGGttgttcattttcacttgtcGACATGTAATAAATAACATTGTGGGACAAGGTATAGAGCCAAGTAAGTGGGCAGACATAGTTGGTCAGTGTGTGAGAGTGACATTTGGTTATGAAGGGctcccagaaaaagaagagaattgctTTTTTGTTGAACCTTGGTTTGAGATATCTGATGAAACTCTTGATTATGCTGTTCTGAAACTGAAGGAAAATGGACAGAAAGTACCTTCGGGATTGTATAATGGAATTTCTCCCACACCTGCTGGTGGGCTGCTGTATATTATTGGCCACCCAAATGGAGAGGCAAAGTCTACTGATGCTTGTGCTGTGATCCCTCAAGGTCAGCGAGTAGAGAAATGTCAGGAAAATCTTCAGGCTAGAGAAGCACAGGGTTGTGATTATGCTAGGGAGTGGATCCATATGTTCACTCAAAGTAGTTTCCAGGAAGTAGTTTACAACCGTGATGTGATTACCTATGAGACCTCTTTTTTTTGGGGGTCTTCTGGCTCCCCAGTGTTTGATTCAAAAGGTTCATTGCTGGCCATGCATACTGCTGGCTTCCCTTATTTGTACCCAAACACAGTTCCCACTATCATTGAGTTTGGCCCTACTCTCGAATCCATCCTCCTTGATATTAAGCAAAATCATGGAGCATGGTATGAAGAACTATGTATAAATCAGCAAGATGTAGAAATGTTGAGTGATGAGGATTGA
- the FAM111A gene encoding serine protease FAM111A isoform X2 produces MKTGSRKGPKDISNTQAQGPKDQTVPLNKTIYVTLDVNHKKNKKMKHELTHNERDSLYVALNTLKAVKEEIETQQGKEMLVRGTEGIEGYINLGMPLSCFPENCHVVLRFAQSKQKEENQVFGRHDEVSADCVKFYIHAIGKRKKRIVKRGELHKEGCKLCIYAFKGETIKDALCKDGRFLSCLENDDWKLIKNLDSILENTQPVDDLEGKLFQIEVEKRMGSRAAAALNPELEEVNTCVLSEEIVDQYPSLKREREKIRENFEKEMKKIKGKTSLFKLHKTNFGKLTKNSTLVKVHKLLSHLSNSIGYISWDNNGNMGSATCFVFRGLFIFTCRHVINNIVGQGIEPSKWADIVGQCVRVTFGYEGLPEKEENCFFVEPWFEISDETLDYAVLKLKENGQKVPSGLYNGISPTPAGGLLYIIGHPNGEAKSTDACAVIPQGQRVEKCQENLQAREAQGCDYAREWIHMFTQSSFQEVVYNRDVITYETSFFWGSSGSPVFDSKGSLLAMHTAGFPYLYPNTVPTIIEFGPTLESILLDIKQNHGAWYEELCINQQDVEMLSDED; encoded by the coding sequence ATGAAGACGGGCTCTAGAAAAGGTCCAAAAGATATCTCTAACACCCAGGCTCAAGGTCCCAAAGACCAGACTGTGCCCCTAAATAAGACAATTTATGTTACCTTGGATgtaaatcacaagaaaaacaaaaagatgaaacacGAGCTCACACATAATGAGAGGGATAGCTTATACGTGGCACTCAACACTCTTAAGGCTGTCAAAGAAGAGATAGAAACTCAGCAAGGCAAAGAAATGCTGGTGCGAGGCACAGAAGGAATTGAAGGATATATAAACCTGGGAATGCCTCTCAGTTGTTTTCCGGAAAACTGTCACGTGGTACTTAGATTtgcccaaagtaagcagaaagaagagaaccaGGTATTTGGCCGGCATGACGAGGTATCTGCTGACTGTGTCAAATTTTATATTCATGCAattgggaagaggaaaaaaaggattgtCAAACGCGGGGAACTTCACAAAGAAGGGTGCAAACTCTGCATCTATGCTTTCAAAGGAGAAACCATCAAGGATGCTCTGTGCAAGGATGGcaggtttctttcctgtctgGAGAATGATGATTGGAAACTCATTAAAAACTTGGACTCCATTTTAGAAAACACACAACCTGTTGATGACTTAGAAGGCAAGCTCTTTCAGATCGAGGTTGAAAAAAGAATGGGctccagggcagcagcagctctgaatCCTGAGTTAGAGGAAGTAAACACTTGTGTGTTGAGTGAAGAAATTGTGGACCAGTACCCCAGTTTGAAAAGAGAACgtgaaaaaatcagagaaaattttgagaaagaaatgaaaaaaataaaggggaaaactTCATTATTTAAATTGCATAAAACAAACTTTGGGAAACTGACAAAAAACTCTACTCTGGTTAAAGTACACAAacttctttctcatctcagtAACTCAATTGGGTACATATCCTGGGACAACAATGGAAATATGGGCTCTGCCACCTGCTTTGTTTTTAGAGGGttgttcattttcacttgtcGACATGTAATAAATAACATTGTGGGACAAGGTATAGAGCCAAGTAAGTGGGCAGACATAGTTGGTCAGTGTGTGAGAGTGACATTTGGTTATGAAGGGctcccagaaaaagaagagaattgctTTTTTGTTGAACCTTGGTTTGAGATATCTGATGAAACTCTTGATTATGCTGTTCTGAAACTGAAGGAAAATGGACAGAAAGTACCTTCGGGATTGTATAATGGAATTTCTCCCACACCTGCTGGTGGGCTGCTGTATATTATTGGCCACCCAAATGGAGAGGCAAAGTCTACTGATGCTTGTGCTGTGATCCCTCAAGGTCAGCGAGTAGAGAAATGTCAGGAAAATCTTCAGGCTAGAGAAGCACAGGGTTGTGATTATGCTAGGGAGTGGATCCATATGTTCACTCAAAGTAGTTTCCAGGAAGTAGTTTACAACCGTGATGTGATTACCTATGAGACCTCTTTTTTTTGGGGGTCTTCTGGCTCCCCAGTGTTTGATTCAAAAGGTTCATTGCTGGCCATGCATACTGCTGGCTTCCCTTATTTGTACCCAAACACAGTTCCCACTATCATTGAGTTTGGCCCTACTCTCGAATCCATCCTCCTTGATATTAAGCAAAATCATGGAGCATGGTATGAAGAACTATGTATAAATCAGCAAGATGTAGAAATGTTGAGTGATGAGGATTGA